In one window of Meiothermus sp. DNA:
- a CDS encoding AI-2E family transporter: MRRDLTEIWKLLWVRVAAYAVLAYLLLQLLGMVLGGARGALVTLFLAFLFAYLTSPIVRALEKRRVPRFVGVLLVYLGLGLFLGLASFLMADMINVLARFATELPRILAPLLNWIENLPSRIGQIELPPALEGAFAQAAQSLQTLLQGFTQTLLQGLRTLLAQGGNLIGFLASLVGGVLQLFAALIISIYLLYDLPQISKNLFQAIPLPYQPLAADIAAKLDRAVGGYIRGQLLVAIGVGLIVALGLGVSGVPLAGSLGFLAAVFNLIPFAGVIISTVPALLLALTVGWPQVVAVLAVVVAANQIEAHILSPRILGQTTSLHPVSVIGAILVGSSLFGLVGALVAVPLMAFFKVLYTELYLNSRFYREG; this comes from the coding sequence ATGCGCCGCGACCTTACCGAGATCTGGAAGCTGTTGTGGGTGCGCGTGGCAGCGTATGCCGTACTGGCTTACCTGCTCCTTCAGCTTTTGGGCATGGTGCTGGGGGGGGCCAGAGGGGCTTTGGTTACGCTTTTTTTGGCCTTTCTTTTTGCCTATCTGACCTCGCCCATTGTGCGGGCCCTGGAAAAGCGCCGGGTGCCCCGTTTTGTAGGGGTGCTGCTGGTCTACCTGGGGCTTGGGTTGTTTTTGGGGCTGGCTTCCTTCCTGATGGCCGATATGATCAATGTGCTGGCCCGCTTTGCCACAGAGCTTCCCCGCATTCTAGCCCCCCTTTTGAACTGGATAGAAAACCTGCCCTCGCGTATTGGCCAGATTGAGCTGCCGCCTGCGCTGGAAGGGGCCTTTGCTCAGGCCGCCCAGAGCCTGCAAACCCTGCTACAGGGCTTTACCCAGACCCTATTGCAGGGGCTGCGCACCCTGCTGGCCCAGGGGGGCAACCTGATCGGGTTCCTGGCTTCCCTGGTAGGGGGGGTGCTGCAACTCTTTGCGGCGCTGATTATCTCCATTTATCTGCTCTACGATCTGCCGCAAATTTCCAAAAACCTTTTCCAGGCCATTCCCCTGCCCTACCAACCCCTGGCAGCCGACATCGCAGCCAAGCTAGACCGGGCAGTAGGGGGCTACATCCGGGGACAGCTCCTGGTGGCCATTGGGGTGGGCTTGATTGTGGCGCTGGGCCTGGGGGTGTCTGGGGTTCCGCTGGCGGGGTCGCTGGGATTCCTGGCGGCGGTATTCAACCTGATTCCGTTTGCGGGGGTCATCATATCTACCGTTCCGGCACTGCTGCTGGCCCTCACGGTGGGGTGGCCCCAGGTAGTCGCGGTGTTGGCGGTAGTGGTCGCGGCCAATCAGATTGAAGCCCACATCCTTAGCCCCCGCATTCTGGGCCAGACCACCAGCCTGCATCCGGTGAGCGTGATTGGAGCCATACTGGTGGGCTCGAGCCTCTTCGGGCTGGTCGGCGCACTGGTGGCCGTGCCGCTGATGGCTTTCTTCAAGGTTCTCTACACCGAGCTGTACCTGAACAGCCGGTTCTACCGTGAGGGCTGA